A portion of the Eubacterium maltosivorans genome contains these proteins:
- the addA gene encoding helicase-exonuclease AddAB subunit AddA, with amino-acid sequence MKWTEDQLRAIETRKKNLLVSAAAGSGKTALLIERIRRIVVEEKTSVDALLVLTFTRSAAAEMKERLSAALMAELEREDVDSDFVIAQISRLGAASISTLHAFCSRLVKDYFQEGGIDPEFKLGNETELSIMVQEALETLFEEKYQEIPEDGETPFSRLVDMFTSNRDDRELKSLVENFHYFLVTQPDSEKWCARALSYFGMDARDFWKSPWGRELDSLIRTDMEGAYELLESAYALCRDYEGFEKTAAQLQEDFFAVGLAIDALEEGYDDFRKALSGIRFARYSGNKKADAETSDHIKDLRNEAKGIIQGLQKRLNLDLSEALAQLSEMQGPMEDLVALTRDFQKKYQLKKAEKNLLDFNDLEQSTLRILQNPAIAAEVREQYEYVFLDEYQDTNDMQEAIIRRIVREDNYFMVGDVKQSIYRFRLADPTIFIGKYHRFGQETDALNDLITLSQNFRSCQGVVDGVNTVFEAIMSPELGEIEYDERARLYKGLDNDGPYVKTQVHVIENKTDEDTDPMVGEMPAVELEARFIAREIQSRVGKPIFDTKTGQERLLQYRDIGVLMRSVAGRGDVYAKIFSELGIPAYFDGGEQYYESMEIGVVMNLLDLIDNHHQDLPLLSVMTSPIGGFNTEACTEIRLFQKEGSYYAAAEKYRDAREDALAAKLKAFYKRLDAWQWDSRVMDIEDFLWKLYLDTGYYHFVGALPGGEQRQSNLRVLLKRAGDYKRSTLRGLFYFIRFIERMKKHKYDMSPPGVLSESENVVRIMTIHKSKGLEFPVVFLSGTGKLFNKRTRNRDILFHKDLGICPDYVNLALRAKMPTLAKNICLEKNELETLSEEMRLLYVAMTRARESLVVVGMVKNLESKLAAWSGPGDLYHLKKAGGLLDWIMQALLRNSAPEILEEEKRRRLSLPSYDVYFYTAEQSLKHHVSEDTVGELIEEAQAPPEAMWQEVCRRLSYRYPFEKQQELPGKMTVTEVKRLRTQAEALGVPEIPERVALPSFMMADAREITGAEKGTALHFMMQNLPLHKLRAVAMDTEAFERLLEEERQRLIDEELLLPELAETIDLEIIRGFFQSELGRRMLAADRVRREVPFNYQYDPRKVLPDWQNAEAPLVVQGMIDCCFEENGKWILLDYKTDRYFGEAGRQRLIDQYRLQINFYAEALANLTGMPVAERILCLVAIGEQIKVDR; translated from the coding sequence ATGAAATGGACTGAGGATCAGCTGAGAGCCATTGAGACCAGAAAGAAAAACCTGCTGGTATCGGCGGCGGCCGGTTCGGGAAAAACCGCGCTGCTCATTGAGCGTATCCGCCGTATTGTGGTGGAGGAAAAGACCAGCGTGGACGCCCTGCTGGTACTCACCTTTACAAGATCGGCGGCGGCGGAAATGAAGGAGCGGCTGAGCGCCGCCCTCATGGCAGAGCTTGAGAGGGAGGACGTGGATTCGGATTTTGTCATCGCGCAGATCAGCCGTCTGGGCGCTGCCTCCATCTCCACCCTCCATGCCTTCTGCAGCCGTCTGGTGAAGGACTACTTTCAGGAGGGCGGCATCGACCCCGAATTTAAGCTGGGCAACGAGACCGAGCTGTCCATCATGGTTCAGGAGGCTCTGGAAACCCTTTTTGAGGAAAAGTACCAGGAGATACCAGAGGATGGCGAGACGCCTTTCAGCCGTCTGGTGGATATGTTTACCAGCAACCGCGATGACCGGGAGCTCAAGAGCCTGGTGGAAAATTTCCACTATTTTCTCGTGACACAGCCAGATTCTGAAAAATGGTGTGCCCGCGCCCTGTCCTATTTTGGGATGGACGCCAGGGACTTTTGGAAAAGCCCCTGGGGGCGGGAGCTGGACAGCCTGATCCGCACGGATATGGAGGGAGCCTACGAGCTGCTGGAAAGCGCATATGCCCTGTGCAGGGATTATGAGGGCTTTGAGAAAACCGCCGCCCAGCTTCAGGAGGACTTCTTCGCTGTGGGTCTTGCCATCGACGCGCTGGAGGAGGGCTACGACGATTTCAGAAAGGCCCTTTCCGGCATCCGCTTTGCCCGCTACAGCGGCAATAAAAAGGCCGACGCCGAGACCAGCGACCACATCAAGGATCTGAGAAACGAGGCCAAGGGCATTATTCAGGGACTGCAGAAGCGGCTGAATCTCGACCTTTCAGAGGCACTCGCTCAGCTTTCAGAAATGCAGGGACCCATGGAGGATCTGGTGGCGCTGACCCGGGATTTCCAGAAAAAGTATCAGCTTAAAAAGGCCGAAAAAAACCTGCTGGATTTCAACGACCTTGAGCAGAGCACTCTGCGTATTTTACAGAATCCCGCCATCGCAGCCGAGGTGCGCGAGCAGTACGAGTACGTGTTTCTGGATGAGTATCAGGATACTAACGATATGCAGGAGGCCATCATCCGGCGGATCGTCCGGGAGGACAACTACTTTATGGTTGGGGACGTCAAACAGAGTATTTACCGTTTCCGTCTGGCCGACCCCACGATTTTCATCGGCAAATATCACCGCTTTGGCCAGGAGACCGACGCGCTCAACGACCTCATTACCCTGAGCCAGAATTTCAGAAGCTGCCAGGGCGTGGTGGACGGCGTCAACACCGTGTTCGAGGCCATTATGAGCCCAGAGCTGGGCGAGATCGAGTACGACGAACGGGCACGGCTTTACAAAGGACTGGATAACGATGGGCCCTATGTCAAAACCCAGGTGCACGTCATCGAAAATAAAACCGATGAGGATACCGACCCCATGGTGGGCGAGATGCCCGCAGTAGAGCTGGAAGCCAGGTTTATTGCAAGGGAAATACAGAGCCGGGTAGGCAAGCCCATTTTCGATACCAAAACCGGCCAGGAACGCCTGCTTCAGTACCGCGATATCGGCGTGCTCATGCGCTCAGTGGCCGGACGGGGCGACGTCTATGCCAAAATCTTTTCAGAGCTGGGGATTCCCGCCTATTTTGACGGCGGTGAACAGTATTACGAATCCATGGAAATCGGTGTGGTCATGAACCTTTTAGACCTCATCGACAACCACCATCAGGACCTGCCGCTGCTCAGCGTGATGACCTCACCCATCGGCGGTTTTAACACCGAAGCGTGCACAGAGATCCGCCTGTTTCAAAAAGAGGGAAGCTACTACGCCGCGGCGGAAAAATACCGGGACGCGCGTGAGGACGCGCTGGCCGCTAAGCTGAAAGCCTTCTATAAAAGGCTGGATGCCTGGCAGTGGGATTCCCGGGTGATGGACATCGAGGATTTTTTGTGGAAGCTGTACCTGGACACAGGCTACTACCATTTTGTGGGCGCTCTGCCTGGCGGCGAGCAGCGGCAGAGCAATCTGCGGGTGCTTTTAAAGCGCGCCGGAGACTATAAGCGCTCCACGCTGCGCGGTTTGTTCTATTTTATCCGTTTTATCGAGCGTATGAAAAAGCACAAGTACGATATGTCGCCGCCGGGAGTGCTCAGTGAGAGTGAGAACGTGGTGCGCATCATGACCATCCACAAAAGCAAGGGGCTGGAGTTTCCGGTGGTTTTCCTGTCCGGTACCGGCAAGCTGTTCAACAAGCGCACCCGGAACCGGGATATCCTGTTTCACAAGGATCTGGGGATCTGCCCGGATTATGTTAATCTGGCGCTGCGTGCAAAAATGCCCACTCTGGCCAAGAACATCTGTCTTGAGAAAAACGAGCTGGAAACCCTGTCCGAGGAAATGCGCCTGCTCTATGTGGCCATGACCCGCGCCCGTGAAAGCCTGGTGGTGGTGGGCATGGTCAAAAATCTGGAATCTAAGCTGGCCGCCTGGTCAGGCCCCGGTGATCTGTACCATCTCAAGAAAGCAGGCGGGCTTTTGGACTGGATCATGCAGGCGCTTTTAAGAAACAGCGCGCCGGAAATCCTAGAGGAGGAAAAACGGCGGCGCCTGAGTCTGCCAAGCTACGATGTCTATTTTTATACGGCTGAGCAGAGTCTGAAGCACCATGTCTCGGAGGATACGGTCGGGGAGCTGATCGAGGAGGCGCAGGCACCCCCGGAGGCCATGTGGCAGGAGGTCTGCCGCCGTCTGAGCTACCGTTATCCCTTTGAAAAGCAGCAGGAGCTGCCGGGTAAGATGACCGTCACCGAGGTTAAACGGCTGAGAACACAGGCCGAGGCTCTGGGCGTGCCGGAAATCCCCGAACGTGTGGCGCTGCCGTCCTTTATGATGGCAGACGCCCGGGAAATTACCGGAGCAGAAAAGGGGACAGCGCTGCATTTTATGATGCAGAACCTGCCGCTTCATAAACTCCGCGCTGTGGCGATGGATACCGAGGCTTTTGAAAGACTGCTTGAGGAGGAGCGGCAGCGGCTCATCGATGAAGAACTGCTGTTGCCTGAGCTGGCTGAGACCATTGATCTTGAGATCATCCGCGGGTTTTTCCAATCTGAGCTTGGAAGGCGTATGCTGGCTGCTGACCGCGTGCGGCGGGAGGTGCCCTTCAACTATCAGTACGACCCCAGGAAGGTTCTGCCAGACTGGCAGAACGCCGAAGCGCCGCTGGTGGTGCAGGGGATGATCGACTGCTGCTTTGAGGAAAACGGAAAATGGATTCTGTTAGATTACAAGACCGACCGCTATTTTGGTGAAGCCGGCCGGCAGCGGCTCATCGACCAGTACCGTCTCCAGATCAATTTCTACGCCGAAGCCCTGGCAAACCTGACGGGTATGCCCGTTGCCGAGCGTATCCTCTGCCTGGTGGCCATAGGAGAGCAGATAAAGGTAGACCGGTAA
- a CDS encoding methyltransferase family protein: protein MGFLLLMPFFLIRFGLLALLDKGAVARAAHFAPLLKKEKPAYWIYQITNAAIFLYLFFLKIKFTPAALFYAGAAVYSAGTLLLAVSMVNFASPSESGVNQNGLYRLSRNPMYVAYFIFFLGCALLTQSWLLLGFVIVFQGSAHSIIRSEERWCLTQFGDTYRQYMKKVRRYL, encoded by the coding sequence ATGGGATTTTTATTGTTGATGCCCTTTTTCCTCATCCGATTCGGGCTTTTGGCCCTGCTGGATAAAGGGGCAGTAGCCCGCGCCGCCCATTTTGCGCCGCTTTTAAAGAAGGAAAAACCAGCCTATTGGATTTACCAGATCACTAACGCGGCCATTTTTCTTTACCTGTTCTTTTTGAAAATTAAGTTCACGCCGGCAGCATTGTTTTATGCCGGCGCGGCGGTCTACTCTGCCGGGACCCTCCTGCTGGCTGTGTCAATGGTCAATTTTGCGTCCCCGTCGGAAAGCGGCGTTAATCAGAACGGACTTTACCGGCTGTCGCGCAATCCCATGTATGTGGCGTATTTCATCTTTTTTCTGGGCTGCGCGCTGCTCACCCAGTCCTGGCTGCTGCTTGGCTTTGTCATTGTTTTCCAGGGTTCTGCCCATTCAATCATCCGTTCAGAGGAGCGCTGGTGCCTCACGCAGTTTGGAGACACGTACCGCCAGTATATGAAAAAAGTCCGGCGTTATCTTTAA
- a CDS encoding aldo/keto reductase: MQYRPFKDLELSQLGFGAMRFPIQYDNEKLIDEKEAGQCLQAAIDAGVNYFDTAWPYHKQASEPFLGKFLAETKQRDKVQLATKLPCWQCHDPADADNYLEEQLRRLQTDHIDFYLLHALDGYRFKKLLELGIIDFMDRAKASGKVRYLGFSFHDLSAEFEPILDAYPFDFVQIQLNYMDESFQAGLAGLKAAHERGMGVMIMEPLRGGQLAAKPEGDLADLWQGFDTALTPPELGFKYLYNMPEITCVLSGMSNLSQVRENIAAAEKYTPGCLTEDEKEMIERLRSFYRGRMKADCTGCRYCNGCPQIIPIPSIFKYYNEAFMYGDVAASRKKYRTNVKNKLKADHCTDCGQCEEHCPQSLEIRALLREAHAFLMDED, translated from the coding sequence ATGCAATACCGTCCATTTAAAGACCTCGAACTCTCTCAGCTGGGCTTTGGCGCCATGCGTTTTCCCATTCAATACGACAACGAAAAGCTGATCGACGAAAAGGAAGCGGGCCAATGCCTTCAGGCCGCCATCGACGCGGGCGTCAATTATTTTGACACAGCCTGGCCCTACCACAAACAGGCCAGCGAGCCTTTTTTAGGAAAATTTCTGGCTGAGACAAAGCAGCGGGACAAGGTGCAGCTTGCCACTAAGCTCCCATGCTGGCAGTGCCATGACCCGGCCGACGCCGACAACTATCTGGAGGAGCAGCTCAGACGGCTTCAAACCGACCATATTGATTTCTACCTGCTCCACGCTCTGGATGGTTACCGGTTCAAAAAGCTTCTGGAGCTGGGGATCATCGACTTTATGGATCGGGCAAAGGCCTCTGGAAAGGTGCGCTATCTCGGCTTCTCCTTCCACGATCTCAGCGCTGAATTCGAACCGATTTTGGACGCTTATCCCTTTGATTTTGTCCAGATCCAGCTCAATTACATGGACGAAAGCTTTCAGGCGGGGCTTGCCGGCCTGAAAGCCGCCCACGAACGCGGCATGGGGGTCATGATCATGGAGCCCCTGCGTGGCGGCCAGCTGGCGGCAAAGCCAGAAGGCGATCTGGCAGACCTCTGGCAGGGCTTTGACACTGCCCTTACCCCGCCGGAGCTCGGGTTTAAATATTTGTACAATATGCCCGAGATCACCTGTGTGCTCAGCGGAATGTCAAACCTCAGCCAGGTGCGGGAAAACATCGCCGCCGCCGAAAAATACACCCCTGGCTGCCTGACAGAGGACGAAAAGGAGATGATTGAAAGGCTCCGAAGCTTTTACAGAGGCCGTATGAAGGCAGACTGCACAGGATGCCGCTACTGTAACGGCTGCCCCCAGATCATCCCGATCCCGTCGATTTTCAAATATTATAATGAAGCCTTTATGTACGGCGATGTGGCAGCCTCCCGGAAGAAATACCGAACCAATGTCAAGAACAAACTCAAGGCCGACCACTGCACAGACTGCGGCCAGTGTGAGGAGCACTGCCCTCAGAGCCTTGAGATCCGGGCGCTTTTGAGGGAAGCCCATGCTTTTCTGATGGATGAGGATTAG
- a CDS encoding bifunctional enoyl-CoA hydratase/phosphate acetyltransferase, producing the protein MYRFDEIKDRLTEMARVRKKVVAVAAAGDKVVLETIKIMNEHGFGRAILVGDADKIKQYAKEVGCDLSENTIVDEKDEKRAAALAVARVRDGEADILMKGLLQTKTYLQAILNRDHGLRTGKLLNAVTAFEAPHLDRMILATDCGMIVAPSLKDKIEMIGNATRLANALGCRHPKVSCVSAVETVNDNMPDGIDAAILSKMNERGQIKGCVIDGPLSMDLSISEHSVRHKGVISPVAGQADILLMPNLQAGNIFWKTMTYMAGAQSGAVIMGTAKPAVLTSRADSADAKVNSMALAMMLGTLYD; encoded by the coding sequence ATGTACCGTTTTGATGAAATAAAGGATCGGCTGACCGAAATGGCCAGAGTACGTAAAAAGGTGGTTGCGGTTGCGGCCGCAGGTGATAAAGTGGTTCTGGAGACCATAAAGATCATGAACGAGCACGGCTTTGGTCGGGCGATTTTGGTGGGGGACGCTGATAAGATCAAGCAATATGCCAAGGAGGTTGGCTGTGATCTCAGCGAAAACACCATTGTGGACGAAAAGGATGAGAAGCGCGCCGCGGCGCTGGCAGTGGCCAGGGTAAGAGACGGCGAGGCCGATATCCTGATGAAGGGGCTCCTTCAGACCAAAACCTATTTGCAGGCGATTCTGAACCGTGATCATGGGCTGCGGACCGGCAAGCTTTTAAACGCGGTAACTGCCTTTGAAGCGCCGCACCTGGACCGGATGATTCTGGCAACAGACTGTGGCATGATCGTTGCGCCGAGCCTGAAGGATAAAATCGAGATGATCGGCAATGCCACAAGACTGGCAAACGCGCTGGGCTGCCGCCATCCGAAGGTATCCTGTGTGAGCGCGGTGGAAACCGTTAACGACAATATGCCTGACGGCATCGACGCGGCTATTCTGTCAAAAATGAATGAGCGCGGCCAGATCAAGGGCTGTGTGATTGACGGCCCCCTGTCCATGGACCTTTCGATTTCCGAGCATTCAGTCAGGCATAAGGGCGTTATCAGCCCGGTGGCAGGACAGGCGGATATCCTGCTCATGCCCAATTTGCAGGCAGGTAATATTTTCTGGAAAACCATGACCTACATGGCCGGCGCCCAGAGCGGCGCGGTGATCATGGGAACCGCCAAACCGGCGGTGCTCACCTCCAGAGCTGACTCCGCCGACGCGAAAGTCAACTCCATGGCCCTGGCAATGATGCTGGGAACGCTGTACGACTAA
- a CDS encoding metallophosphoesterase family protein has protein sequence MKVSFIHTGDLHMGRQFHFNRRGDIYGKNKRLDLWETFEKILNTAEKNQIDLLLIAGDLFDSDEVDMMEIERVAEKFSRLTTTRVVICAGNHDCYSSLSLFGLVDWPDNVTLFKTGKLESVYFPDLKTEVYGMSWVKKAYTDLPFPRGIAVNPECNNILMLHGDAYSRQTDYLPIDVSDFSNFDYVALGHIHKPEYLTETAAYCGSPEGLSFGESGDHGVIVGKIDTHKCVSEFVPIQKRRYVDLEVEVTPEMSFDTIKDRILACDTEENRMKNYYRVTLKGYVDPEVSVDWLKDELQPSFYYFELNDKELEIDLDIDLLLKENRDNMIGKFIQEMLLEEASPITKKALYYGLEGILKEKVIL, from the coding sequence ATGAAGGTATCTTTCATACATACAGGTGATTTGCACATGGGCCGCCAGTTCCATTTTAACCGGCGTGGAGACATATACGGGAAAAATAAACGGCTGGACCTCTGGGAGACCTTTGAAAAAATACTCAATACCGCAGAAAAGAACCAGATCGACCTGCTGCTGATCGCCGGGGATCTTTTCGACTCCGATGAAGTGGACATGATGGAAATTGAGCGGGTGGCGGAAAAGTTCTCACGCCTCACCACCACCCGGGTGGTTATCTGCGCGGGCAATCATGACTGTTACAGCAGTCTGTCCCTTTTCGGCCTGGTGGACTGGCCAGACAACGTGACCCTGTTTAAAACCGGCAAACTGGAATCCGTCTATTTTCCAGACCTTAAAACCGAGGTCTATGGCATGTCCTGGGTCAAAAAAGCCTATACCGACCTGCCCTTTCCGCGGGGGATCGCCGTTAATCCGGAGTGCAATAATATTCTGATGCTTCACGGCGACGCCTACAGCAGGCAGACCGATTACCTGCCCATCGACGTATCGGATTTTTCCAATTTTGATTATGTGGCCCTGGGCCATATCCACAAGCCAGAGTATCTGACTGAGACCGCCGCCTACTGCGGCAGCCCGGAAGGACTGAGTTTTGGCGAGAGCGGTGATCACGGCGTCATCGTCGGCAAGATCGACACGCACAAATGTGTCAGTGAGTTTGTACCCATCCAGAAGCGCCGCTACGTGGATCTGGAAGTTGAGGTAACACCCGAGATGAGCTTTGATACGATCAAGGACCGGATTCTCGCCTGTGATACAGAGGAAAACCGGATGAAGAACTACTACCGGGTTACCCTGAAAGGCTATGTGGACCCGGAGGTTTCTGTGGACTGGCTTAAGGATGAATTACAGCCGTCCTTTTACTATTTTGAACTGAACGACAAGGAGCTCGAAATCGATCTGGATATTGACCTGCTGCTCAAGGAAAACAGGGACAATATGATCGGTAAATTCATACAGGAGATGCTTCTTGAGGAAGCGTCTCCCATCACTAAAAAAGCCCTGTACTACGGTTTGGAAGGGATATTAAAGGAAAAGGTAATTCTATGA
- a CDS encoding ATP-binding protein, which translates to MKIKTLILTSFGKFKDRVIEVDDGFNLVYGENEAGKSTVQHFIEGMLFGFYKPYRKKRTYSEEFERFKPWGSDTYCGAMVMEQDDGREIRIERDFLKKQDGVKIYDNVTGEDITALYPYDNVTRQNLPLGDLKINSVVYNNTVNIKQMASASDADLAKEVNDRLIELGTAQKEEISLNRVMGYLENKKKSIGNYGQSKSNYGMAVRELKDLERALDEGERVYNVIQKNQKRIQQYKKKIEAAQSKCRNQSEKTQAKTREELKNMREKVREIRSEGEALSSRLAELEKYEDFDTRTYGRLKILQSNLEGAGERIKTLSREIEALESKCQDITGRCNRIKRSLKGLSRNEVQMDYQKYQYALENPSVIEREQEHIEVQVSTLNRVSNGMLILLMVLGAILVLVTAINPGNFLTGAVLVFVNFLGWFLGLGGAALMIYKMKSPGGLEPETAEDMQEEYDEVPLSAVEAILQKYGKNTPEEYEAFVRKAEEIFNRLDKLTMDENVFLTQVENKKKELEEVLDNQASFEMELSEELEEAGVENIEAYNEGCQYKSELEKVRAELAANKRLYDELGGGNMIKVDPDAGEEDNPVIMVAPDGEKIRAREALLAFNQEVSRLQGENSMLISSVSNPVETREKIETLKNQISEYEEDLRACDMALDIFGRLSKETHYDCAPVLNDKIGDVLHSITRKYKEVKIDDKLQVRVVSPENGDLLDIEKLSGGTIDQIYFALRFGVGNVLEFDKSLPFVLDDPFVQYDLARKTEAVRFLWNISQGQQVLLFTCSGDEKRILDHNELSYSGIIL; encoded by the coding sequence ATGAAAATAAAAACGCTGATACTGACATCTTTTGGAAAATTTAAGGACCGGGTCATTGAGGTTGACGATGGGTTTAACCTGGTCTATGGTGAAAACGAAGCTGGAAAATCCACGGTGCAGCACTTTATTGAAGGGATGCTGTTCGGGTTTTACAAGCCCTACCGCAAAAAGCGGACCTACTCCGAGGAGTTCGAGCGCTTTAAGCCATGGGGCAGTGACACCTACTGCGGCGCCATGGTCATGGAGCAGGACGACGGCCGGGAAATCCGGATTGAGCGCGACTTTCTGAAAAAGCAGGACGGGGTTAAAATTTATGACAACGTCACCGGGGAGGACATCACCGCCCTTTATCCCTACGATAACGTCACCCGGCAGAATCTGCCGCTGGGCGATCTGAAGATTAACTCTGTGGTGTATAATAACACCGTGAACATCAAGCAGATGGCCTCCGCCTCCGATGCCGACCTGGCAAAGGAAGTGAACGACCGCCTCATTGAGCTGGGAACCGCCCAGAAGGAGGAGATCTCGCTCAACCGCGTCATGGGCTATCTGGAAAATAAGAAAAAATCCATCGGAAACTATGGCCAGAGCAAATCCAACTACGGTATGGCCGTGCGGGAGCTTAAGGATCTGGAGCGGGCACTGGACGAGGGCGAGCGTGTCTACAATGTGATTCAGAAAAACCAGAAGCGTATCCAGCAGTATAAGAAAAAAATCGAGGCAGCCCAGAGCAAATGCCGGAACCAGTCCGAAAAAACACAGGCCAAGACCCGCGAGGAGCTTAAAAACATGCGTGAAAAGGTCCGTGAGATCAGAAGCGAGGGTGAGGCGCTCAGCAGCCGCCTGGCAGAGCTTGAAAAATACGAGGACTTTGACACCCGCACCTACGGGCGGCTTAAAATCTTGCAGAGCAATCTGGAAGGGGCCGGGGAGCGCATCAAGACGCTGTCCCGCGAAATTGAAGCGCTTGAGAGCAAATGTCAGGATATTACCGGCCGCTGCAACCGCATTAAGCGCAGCCTGAAGGGGCTGAGCCGCAACGAGGTGCAGATGGATTATCAGAAGTACCAGTACGCGCTGGAAAACCCCAGCGTGATCGAGCGGGAGCAGGAGCATATTGAAGTGCAGGTCTCTACCCTGAACCGGGTATCCAACGGCATGCTCATTCTGCTCATGGTGCTGGGCGCCATTCTGGTGCTGGTCACCGCCATTAATCCGGGGAACTTTCTCACCGGCGCAGTGCTGGTATTTGTGAACTTCCTGGGCTGGTTTTTGGGACTGGGCGGCGCGGCTCTGATGATCTACAAAATGAAATCACCGGGCGGTCTGGAGCCTGAAACTGCGGAGGACATGCAGGAGGAATACGATGAGGTGCCGCTGAGTGCTGTGGAAGCCATTTTGCAGAAATACGGCAAAAATACTCCGGAAGAATATGAAGCTTTTGTGCGTAAGGCCGAGGAAATTTTTAACCGTCTTGACAAGCTGACCATGGATGAAAATGTGTTCCTCACACAGGTTGAGAACAAGAAAAAAGAGCTGGAAGAGGTTCTCGACAACCAGGCAAGCTTTGAAATGGAGCTGAGCGAAGAGCTGGAAGAGGCCGGTGTGGAAAACATCGAAGCCTACAACGAGGGCTGCCAGTATAAAAGTGAGCTTGAAAAGGTCCGGGCAGAGCTTGCGGCCAATAAGCGCCTTTACGATGAGCTGGGCGGCGGCAATATGATTAAGGTTGACCCCGACGCCGGTGAGGAGGACAATCCTGTTATCATGGTGGCGCCGGACGGTGAAAAGATCCGCGCCCGCGAAGCGCTGCTGGCCTTTAACCAGGAGGTTTCCAGGCTTCAGGGTGAAAACAGCATGCTCATCAGCAGTGTGAGCAATCCGGTGGAAACCCGGGAAAAAATCGAAACCCTTAAAAATCAGATCAGTGAATATGAAGAAGACCTCCGGGCCTGCGATATGGCGCTGGATATCTTCGGCCGGCTCTCCAAGGAAACGCATTATGACTGCGCGCCGGTGCTCAATGATAAAATCGGCGATGTGCTGCACAGCATCACCCGTAAATATAAGGAAGTTAAAATTGATGACAAGCTTCAGGTGAGGGTTGTGAGCCCGGAAAACGGCGATCTTCTGGATATTGAGAAGCTGAGCGGCGGCACCATCGACCAGATTTACTTTGCGCTGCGCTTTGGCGTGGGCAATGTGCTTGAATTTGACAAATCCCTGCCCTTTGTGCTGGACGACCCGTTTGTGCAGTATGATCTGGCGAGAAAAACCGAAGCGGTACGCTTTCTCTGGAATATCAGCCAGGGACAGCAGGTTCTGCTGTTTACCTGCAGCGGCGATGAAAAACGGATTCTGGACCATAATGAGCTGAGCTACAGCGGCATTATTTTATGA
- a CDS encoding ATP-binding protein → MSYELVFDVEKGDFEKAGEASRKIKRSLQQLGISSKVIRHIAIAGYEGEMNIAIHSDGGQIILEVDENAVTLRLEDVGPGIPNVDLAMTEGWSTASDKVREMGFGAGMGLPNMEKNADDFEIHSKVGEGTKIKMYFKL, encoded by the coding sequence ATGAGCTATGAATTGGTATTTGATGTAGAAAAGGGAGATTTTGAAAAGGCCGGTGAGGCTTCACGCAAAATAAAGCGGAGCCTCCAGCAGCTCGGCATCAGCAGCAAGGTGATCCGCCATATCGCCATTGCCGGATATGAGGGCGAGATGAATATCGCCATCCATTCCGACGGCGGGCAGATCATTTTAGAGGTGGATGAAAACGCTGTAACCCTGCGTCTGGAGGATGTGGGGCCAGGGATTCCCAATGTGGATCTGGCGATGACCGAGGGATGGTCAACCGCCAGTGACAAGGTCCGTGAAATGGGCTTTGGCGCAGGGATGGGGCTGCCGAATATGGAAAAAAATGCAGATGACTTTGAGATACATTCAAAGGTAGGAGAAGGAACAAAAATAAAGATGTATTTCAAATTGTAA